TCATGTTTCTGTTGGCCTGTATCTCAGGTTAGCCAGAAATTGATGGTTCAAGGATATTCTGGTCATGTCAGATATAAGGGTGGAATAGATGTTGTTCAAAAGATTATGAAGTCTGATGGGCCACGGGGATTGTACAGAGGATTTGGCCTGTCTGTTATGACGTATGCACCGTCAAGTGCTGTTTGGTGGGCAAGCTATGGGTTCAGCCAGCGTATGATTTGGAGGTTAGTGATGGTCTAATATCGCTATGTTTGTCTCtcttagcctctatgatatttaaattcatggatttcttaagttaaacaaaagaagaaaaagctaactgtatgtatgtatgtatatatatattggCAATTTCGATCTCTGTAATTAAGTAATTATGCAACCTTTTTAAAACCGCTCCTTTGATGGTGACAGACTATTTTGATCACATATCTATCTTTTGCTTTCCTGTTGTAATACCTACCATGGTCCAGTAATCCCAAAGTATGGTTTTATTTACAATGATCTTTTTTGGGAAAACCATGATCTTACTTTGGTGCGTTCTTGTTGATTTGCTTCGGTAATCTTTTCATATTGTTCTGTCTTCCTATAGGTAGAAACAGTAACCATGATCAAGTGGTTTGGTTTATATAAATACTTCTCTGGCACTAGGTAATCAGGAATCTTATTAGCAGCCTTGATAATGATGACACACTAAGCCATAATATGGTCTGCACAACTTGATGGGAAATACATAGTAATATGCTCTTAAGGGCCAGTAGAGAAGTTAGTATTGGGGAGTTCTTTCTTAATTCTTGGTGATAGAATCAAAATGTTAAGAATTGAAATAAAGTTATTTATCTTGTTAGCATAGCTACCTGAGAGTTCACTGCTGTTGTTCTGCTTGTGTAAACAGTGCTCTTGGCCATTTGAATGATAAAGAAGATACTCCTAGTCAGTTGAAAATAGTTGGTGTTCAAGCAACAGGGGGAATGATTGCTGGGGCAGTGACCTCTTGTGTTTCAACTCCTCTAGATACAATCAAAACCAGGCTGCAGGTGACATTTATGTTTCTGATTATTTTGCTTATTTCTGCCTAATTGGGTTTGAACAAACTTCATTTTTCAGGACTACCCTTGTAACTAGTGCTTATTAAGTTTCACTCTGATGCCATTAAGATGCCTATAACATGACTCCATTATCAGAATATCAATTACAATTATTAAGTAAGGTTTAGGAGCATGGACATTTTGTCTTGAAGTTCATTGATGTCCATCTCAAAACATGCTTTTGTCTTGGAtaatatctactccctccgttcctaaatatttctccatttgaaatctctaaaaagacaaatatttaggaacggagggagtaatagcatGAGACTGAGGAGGTAGAATTCAGGAACACAGTCTTTATTAATCAAGATATATTTCTTCTCTCAATAGCGATCATTGATTCATTGGAAAGGCAAGCCACTGTAAATGAATACTTGTATTAAATCTTAAAATAGTTATTAATGAGTAGCATAAATGCGGCAATGTCGAAGTGGCTTATAAGTTTTTCAAGGATATGGCGTGCACTTTATGGACACACTTAACAGCTTTCTTAACATTACATGTTTCATCTGTATTGATAGTGTAGACTGTAGAGTGTagacttctactccctccgtccgaaaaagcttgggacaagctttttcggacggagggagtagttcgttACAATATCACTTCTAGACTGTAGTGTTCAACCCCTGGTGTTCAATTTTTTCTGGGGCTGCTTTAAGAAAATGCTCTGTACAGCAGATGTTTTCTTTATGTCATCAAGAATTTgcattttttttctatttcttaACTGTGACATGTATCCTGCGAATTATGGTTTTATATCAGCCAAATTAATATTTTTCTGTTATTTCATCTAGGTTAATCAAAACAAGCCAAAAGCCAGTGAAGTAGTTAGAAGATTGATCGCTGAAGATGGATGGAAGGGTTTCTACAGAGGATTAGGTCCAAGATTTTTCAGCTCATCTGCTTGGGGTACATCAATGATTGTATGCTACGAATACTTAAGTATGGCCATCCTCCTTTCCAAGTCTTATATGCTTTTTTTGTATATTCATCACATGTAATGCTATTTGGAAGCATGCAAAATTGCATATAATAAATACACTCTCACAGTTAATTACATACTAGAGCATTTCTCATCTAGACTAGGGGTGTGGTGGCATTGTGGTCACTTGTTATCATTTGTCTATATCTCTTGTAGGCTATAACATAACTCCCATATGCAATATAATCACACTTGAGTACAATCTGAAACTGTGGAACTTGTATGCCTGTAAGGTTACCTTACATTAAAGCTAGCACATTATGGATGTGTATTCATGGTGCACTTCCGTATATGGCAGGAGTATTGTGGCATATACGAATAACAAACGCAATCTAGTGGAATATCTGTGCTTTGCGCCAACATAGTGTTCATTAAAAagttctccatgaatgaagagcatTTGTTTTATGAAATTTGATTATTTGAACTTCCAGTAAAAGCCCATTTCAGGAAAGGGGGTTGTTTGTAGTTGTATATTCAAACATGCACGCTCTATACGATATTCCTTTTTTCTAATGCTCTACTTTcatttactccctctgttccataatacTTCTTGTCGTTTTATTTAGATGACACCAGGTTTTAAATTTCTCAAAACTTTCTCATCTGATCTGAAACTATGCTTTGTTCTCTCTATCCCTAACGATTGCTTCCTTCTGGTTTTTCCTCGCAGAGCGCGTATGTGCTAAAGTTGAAGAGGCCTGAGTCGCCGGACATCTCCTTATTTGGTTCCTGCAAAAACGCTGGAATTTTTGTTGGTGCAACAATACTACAAGAAGGCATCAGTGACACCCACCTGAAGCTGTGTTTCTCGCTGACTTGATAGCTAGACAGTGGTTCTTACAAACTTTGGTGCCCCTGGAGGGTAGTAATATTTTTTTGGCGGAATATTTTAGGCTGGTATTAGCTAGCTGCCTCTAGTGACAGCTATGGATTAGGCAGAATGCTCATATAAACCCAGAGATCAGATGTATTCAATTTCTATTCTTTTGAACTCCAAGGCTTTGTTATGGCGAGTCTGGTCGATTGGGACCAGTTGTAATGACACGTGAGGGGCAAGCTTCGCATTTGCTCGTTTCTCTGCTAAAATTTGTTTTTCCTTGTCAAACACAGGCAGCAGCGCATTGTCTGATCCCTTCACAGTGTTTTTTTTCCCTGTTTGTGTGATAAAAGTATAGTTTAATTAACACATATCATCTTGCCAGTGCCTGGTCCTCGCATCAAATGTTCTAGAGTAGAGTAGATTTCGCAGAATGAAAGACGAACAAGGAGAAGGCAACGACTACGGGCTGTTTTTGGATGATTGAATGGGTACCAATTTATTGGCATGCCATAGGCAGGCAAAGATGCTGCTTCAACGATTTATAGATCTTGTGTCAAGGGGCGAGTAATGGCGTTTGCTGGTGTCGCTTTCCTTTACTATTGGTTCAGTGCATTTTTCAATCTCCGGCGTGCAGAATTTCAATCGGAGGAAGACGAAGACTAGTATGCTTTTGAATGTAAATTTATTTTTACTGGTTATTTTATGTTCAGTTGTCAACCTATTGACTTCTCTTTTTCTCAATATCAATCAGATCTAAGATGCTGTTTGGATGCCTTTATTCAAAAGTTTTTCTTATTGGCATTGGCATGCTAATGCTTCTATGCCCATCCTAGTTCATGTTTCTAGCCAATGTCGGTCAATACATCGACAAGCAAAAAGCTCCATCAAAACTTTAGCTAGCCAACTTATTTGGTAGCGCAAAGCTAAGGCTGGTCTGCCCAAAGAAGAAGAGCTTCAGAATCGGCGTCTCCACAGATTACATTCATCTAATTATCTTCCTGGAAGTTTGCAGTTCGGTGAGATCGACTCCGATGTTGTAGTTCTGCTTCCACTGCCCAGATACTGACAACGTATTTTTCACCTTCGTTCAGAGGTTCACTCACTCTGCTGCGAGAACACTGAACACATTTGCTCTGAAGCGGCAGAGCTTGAGTCCACTTTCCACTCCATTTCAGTTGGCCCACGGGAGGACGGAGGGGGGGAAGGTCGACGGGGGCCGAGAGATGGACGCGGCGGTGCAGGAGGCGAAGCTGCTGCGGCAGGTGAACGCCCTCATCGTGGCGCACCTCCGCGACCAGAACCTCACGCaggccgccaccgccgtcgccgccgccaccatgaCCCCCAAGGCCGACGCCTCCGCCCCCAAccacctcctccgcctcgtcgccaaGGTATATATAAATATAACTCCCCTCCCTATGCCCCCCTCGCCTAGGGTTCCGGCGTAAACCCTCGCTGCTGTCGGCTCATGCAGGGCCTCGCGGCCGAGCGGGAGGAGGAGGCTAGGGGAGGCGGATATCCCGCCGCGTTTGACCCCGCCGCGGTCGCTGCGGGCGGCGGGCTGGCGCGCCCTCTCGGCACCAATGCCGTGGATTTCAGGTGAAACCCAGGATTTCTCCTCGTGGTTCTGGCATTTGACAAATTAACTGTGTGTAGTGTAGTGTATATGGATTTGATTGTGAAGCTTACTGCAGTGTGCAGAATGTTAGGGGCCCGTCCAAGACTTTCCCCAAGCATGAAACCAGGCACATCTCCGATCATAAGGTGGGCATGGTTCTACTTTTCCCTTTGCTCGATGTTACCATATGAATTCACTTTTACTCCATTTCCTGCTGTGATGTTTATGAGATATCTGAACTAAATCTGGATTCAACTGAGGAACGGTATTTTCTAAACCCGAGCAGAGATGTTACTTATACAAGGATATTATAAGCAACAGCAAGCAGTTTACATGGCTCACAGATCGAATGGATAATTAATCAGCATACAATCGTCACCATTTACACGCTTTGCACCTCCCATGGTGCCTTCATAGTCACCCAACTTGTAATTTTGTTGGTCCTGTTAATTAAGGTGTGACAGACCAGTTGGCAAGAAATATCTTATATACTTTTTCGGTGGTTTACTCTTATTTTGTGCAGAATGTTGCCAGATGTGCAAAATTTAGTCCTGATGGGAAATATTTTGCAACTGGAAGTGGGGACACATCCATTAAGTTCTTTGAGGTGAGCTTGAATTATCATTCCATCGCTGCGTGCAGGATGTGCTTTGTTAGGTTCTAGTTCTTGCTCAATGTACGACTTCCACTTGCAGGTATCGAAAATTAAGCAGACGATGTTAGGAGACTCCAAAGAAGGCTCTGGCCGGCCTGTGGTCCGTACATTTTATGACCATGTGCAGGTTAGTATTTTACTGTTTAGGTCCTTGAGTCTCTTCTCATCCTGTTTTGGAATAGCTTCCTGTTAAGACTTCTTCTATTCACCATTCGGTAGTTGCTTACCCAACTTCTTGTACATAGCACTGACAAGGTAGCACTGACAAGGTATCTAGCTTTGTAACTAGTATTCCAGGTAGTTACTTCTTCACCTTCTATATCTTGAATTGCCACCATAGGGTATTGAACATTGTAACTGGTTATTAGTAACTGTTTCATTTGCTCCATTCATCCATTGTTCTGCTTATTTATCTTTAATTGCTTGAATTACCTCCATGCCTTCTTTTAGCAAGTAAACATCTTTATATTTGTAGGGCGCCAATGTGGCTGCCTAGTGCCTAGTGCTGAAGTACATGGTTGTGGTTGAATTCATGGATTCAAGCCCCCATTATCCTTCTATAATTAAAGATTTGTAGTTCCTCCTATGTACGCTAGTTGTTTTTGTAACATGTTTAATTTCTTGCAGCCCATCAATGATCTGGATTTCCATCCTATTAGCCCAATACTGATATCTGGAGCAAAAGATAATGCGATAAAGTATGCTTATCATTGCTTCCTGCCTTCCTTGTTGTTTGTTatgcagtttgaggagttcatacatAGATTAAGCATAATTGGTCTGTTTACATATAATTACGATATATCTGTTGAGTTGTATGTCCTTTGAACTTGAAACTTGCCTGACAGGTTCTTTGACTTCTCCAAAACTGCTGCAAGAAAAGCATTCAGAGTTATTCAGGTAGTAAAATGCTTAGTAACTGTATGTACTCTAAATGGCATGTTTGTGGTGCCTAAATAATTTCTCTCTCCCAATATTTACTTGAACAGGATACTCATAATGTTAGGTCTGTATGTTTTCATCCTTGCGGGGATTACATTTTAGCAGGTACTATGCTCCTTTCTGTTATTAGGCTTTTGATCCTTTCTGTAATTAGACTTTTACCTGTAGCCTCTAGCTTTTTGTTTTACACGATTATCAATTCTGATATTGCTTGGTTAGAGTTAAGAGTAGACTTATTTATAATGCATTTTAAAGAAACAATCATGTATAGTAGGCATTATTATATATATTTTCATGATACACTCATGGTGTCCATACTCTACGTGGTTGCAGAATAATTACTCGCTAATGTGTTCTAGGTATGGCTTAATATATCTAACTGAGAATATTTGGCGTCTGGCCTCTAAGGATTTGAGTTTTGTTCCAGAATCAGACTGCCGATTTCAATAATTTTTGGCATTGCTTATTTGTCAAATACCGACTAGTTTCGCGCGAGTTCAATTAGAGGCCCACATTGCCATATTAATCTATTTAATATGCAATCCTTGGAAGCAGCTGACTTGGATACAAAATATTTTCAGGGACTGATCACCCAGTAGCTCATCTCTATGATGTAAACACTTTCACATGCTTCTTATCCGCAAATCCGCAGGACTCTAGTGCTGCTATCAACCAGGTATTTTCTTACTTTTGCTTCACAAGCTTTGTCCTACAGTGGTTATAATTTTCATGAAAGGCACACCATTGCCACCCTATATATACTTTGTGGGTGTCAGGTGCGTTACTCGGGTACTGGGAGCATGTATGTGACTGCTTCTAAGGATGGTTCTCTGCGCATCTGGGATGGAGTATCTGCTGAATGTGTTCGTCCCATAATTGGAGCACATGGATCTGTAGAAGCTACGAGTGCAATTTTCACCAAAGATGAGAGGTTAGCAAGTGCCGGCATGTGTAAAATGCTTTTGGGGAAAAAAGATATGTGAATAAATAGTCTTAACATCATAATGTTTCAGCATTGTGTTGAGAATCTACCTTTTTTTCCATACGATCCCCAAAGGATCAGGTTAACAACAAACTGCATCCAGCACCCAGGtgcaaaaacaaaaggaaaaaaaacaggttTGTCCTAGCATCCAGGTGTTGAGAATCTACCTGTAAGTCTGTAACAAACCAACCCGATTTGTCCTAGTAATAATGGATCAGTTCCAAGTGGTTAGTTGCCGTACCATTAGAGTTGCATACAATCCTTAGGGAATCATCTGTTTTAGGCTAAACCAGGACAGCAGTGATGTGCCATGGTTACTTGGCAGGGATGGACATACCTGAGCAATGAGGTGTCACACGACTATCGTGAGGTGAATCCGACGGTCACACATCAGAGAAAGAGGACCAAACCTGGTCACTCTAGTGTGGATGCAAATGCAAAGCATTTCTCTGTTGTGCAGAAAGGCTTTGTTTTATGGTTACAATGTGCAACTTTGCGTGTACTTGCAAATACGATTGAATAATGAAGCTGTTATAATGAATATATACTAACTGAAGGACTTGGTCACCCATTTCGAGTTATTATATTCCTGGATTTGAGAAAAGTTTGTGCTTGTATCCTGGCTATCTCTTATGAAGCCAAAAACGTTCTTTCAGGTACATCCTATCCAGTGGGAAGGATTCGTGTATAAAGTTATGGGAAGTTGGCACCGGAAGACTTGTGAAGCAATATCCAGGTGCTGTTAATACGCAATTCCGGTGCCAGGTTAGTAGTAAGATTCTGTACAATtatcctttcctttctttctgattTACATACTAACACATTTGGTCGTACACGCTCTTCTGGCACCAATGGTAGCTAAGTATCTCAGTTTGTCAGCCTAGTCCATATGAAATAGATTGTAGCTTTGAGCTTGTAACTAATTGTACAACCAACTTCATTGTTGCAATAAATTGATTTTGTTGTTTAGGCTGTCTTCAATGAAACTGAGGAGTTTGTACTATCAACCGACGAGCAAAACAACGAGGTGAATTTCCAATTCAGACTAGTAATACCTGTGTTTCAGAAGGGAAAAGCCCCTCAGCACACGCCTCACTGTAATACTGCCTGGTCTTCAGGTTGTCATCTGGGACGCACTTACTTCCGAAAGGGTGTCAAGATTGCCCTCTGGCCATACCGGCGCCCCTAGGTGGCTGGAGCACTCCCCTGTAGAGCCAGTGTTTGTTACATGCGGAAACGATCGATCCGTCAGATTCTGGAAATAAACGGCATAGATTCAATTCAACTCTAGCGTTCAAATCATGAAGTTTGTTGTATCATGGAGTACTCCAGGGTAAAAGAAAGGAATACTTGTAACTGTAGTGGCTGTACTTATACATGCTGTTGAAGCTTTGACATTGTACCAAACTTGGTAGAGTAAGATTTTTTTTTGTCTGTTATGGCATTGATGATTGTGAAAGAGAAAAATCCATCAACAGTCACtgaacttgttcaacatttttcaaataattgttcaacattttttatatacatgttaaacattttgcaaatacttgtttaacatttttatacataatcaacatttttatatacatgatcaacaatttttcaaatacttgttgaacattttttatatacttgttcaatattttttcaaatacttgttcaatattttttcaaatacttgtacaGCCCAGCACAGAAGTTACGACATCCAGAGCTTAATCGAGCGGCGTCCATGGCGTCCACAATTCCGCCGTGGTCTGAAATCCCACAGGACATCCTAGGCCTCGTCATGGACCGCCTCTACTCCTCCCCTGCCCAGACACGCTTCTCCGCGGCGTGGTCTAAAATCTTGCTCGCCGTCCCTGTCGCCGCCGCCAACCGCCGTGGCTTCCAGCACGTGTGTCGCCGTACCCGGCACTCGGCCGCTGCCGACCGCGCCCGCTTCCGCGCCGTGTGTCGCTCATGGCATCTGGCTATGCGCCGACATGTTCCGAGGACACCTGGGGCGTCGCCATGGATCGTCATGTCAGACGGCTCGTTCTTCACACCCTCCGACGGCGGCTGCAGCGCGCCACGCCGTCTCCCTTCCCTGCCGAAGAACGCAAGATGCATTGGGTCcactgacgagtggcttgcccttgACTGCACTGATGCAGAAAACATGCACACCTACTTCTTACACAATCCGTTCTCCAACACGACGGTGCCGCTCCCCGAGTTGAGCCCTATCATCGGTCATGTCTCTGAGCTTTTCGAGGTCCGCAAAGTGCTGTTGCGGTCAAGCCCCCGTGACATCGTTGCTCTCATGACCAACAACTCCAATTATCCCATCATATTAATCCGACCAGGAAAGGGGGTATGGCTGCCGAAGCCGGATACAACGCCCTTCAACCTCATCATCGATATTGCTTTTCTTGAAGGGAAACTCTACGGCATCACCCAGGCTGAGGACCTTGCCTCTGTCAGTATCGATTTTGATAACTATGGCATACCGACCGTTACCGCTACAGAGCGCCTCATCAAACACCCACCCTTGGAAAACTGTAATTTTGATGTATGGAGCGATGTTGATGAAAAGTTGGAGGCTTACGATGGTATGGGTGATAAGGACGAGGTTGAGAACGGTGGCGAGGACCATGATGAGGAACTGAATGAAGTGGATGCTCGCGCACGTGCCTTATATGAATTCAAAAAGAGAACCGGTGATGGCATGATTCTCGAAGGCACGACCTATTTGGAAGATAGTGAGGTGCCATATGAGCCCAAGGATCTCATCTCGGTCAATTGGTACTTGATCGAGTCTCGTGGAAAGTTGCTCATGGTGAGACGACATGTGCAATGGCCTCTACACAGTATAAGCTTTACTCGCAAGGTGGAGGTTTTCGAAGCGAATACCAGTACAGGTGCATGGGTGCCAGTTTCAGGTGGGATCGATAGTCAAGCGCTTTTCATTAGCAGCCGGTTCAGTAAATCAATTTGTGCTTGTGAAAATGTGGAACAGAACACTATCTATTTTATCAGCACAGGTGAAATGTTCAATACCACATCACAAAGTATAAGCCCGTCGCAAAGGGACATCGATCGCCGACTATTAATGTGGATCTTTTCCCCGGAGATTGTGGTTTAATAATTAGTTGTTTCGGTAATTGATTGTGAAAATCATATACGATATGTCCCAAGCACGAAAGTTTTTAGTACGTACCGTACACATTCGTTACCGTGCATGAGCTGACATCAACTGGTAGTCCCTTTCTGAGTAGTTCACACGAAAGTCTTGTTAACGCACCCGCGCACCAAGAACCGAGTACCGCTGCTACATTATGCTAGGAATGAAATGAGTGAAGTCTGGATTGACGAGGCTAGGGCATCTTCAAAGTGGACTCTCAAACCGCCGCAATCATGACGCCGCCTTATATTCGTCCATCGACTGGTCCAGGCGTTTTCTTTCCCATAAATCGGAAGCAAACTAGGGGAGACATTGCAGGAGTCCGGATAGCAACCTCGTAGGACTGCGACACAACCGGCCCGCCTAACACCCTCTTGAAAGTGCATCTAATCCCATGATTTTGGTGATTCATCACAACATATACATCATTAAACTAATGACTACTCaaaaaatatttcaggaaaagatcAATCTAGGTACATCAACTGAAagtgaatgtggacccctcaaaatgctaaggacatgtaCAGGCAAAGCTTCAAGATACTCTACATCTTTATTTAAGTGatttaagatcacattgagtccataggaaagccaatactattaaaagaggaTCAGTAAATGATGATGGTCTAACTGCTCAAATACTTCGAGatattgctccaaaatcctcagctacactCTCATATTCCACTATGTTCAATACCTTAAAGTTAATCTCGATCTCACTGAAACACATACATCTAGATCCACTCAGATACACTTGACATAGCCATTGTCAAACCCCTAGCATATCGATCTCGCCCTTTGGTCCCACCGAAGAGCACTTGCCAACCTTTTGTTACTAATTGAAATTGACTCGGAATTTCTATTAGTTTCAATCGGTAACATCGAAGTGTGGAAAGTGCTTAGATCAGCTTGACTCAGTCTCATCGACAGATttcattcggtctcaccgaaaagcctAAAGTTCAAACCTTTTGCACAGGTCAGTCTCATAGTGTGGTTTCACCCGGTCCCACCGAAGTGTGTATAaaggtgtgtaacagttggatttttggTGCTACCTATATATACCCCTATCCATTCCATCAACTCTGAGAGAGCAACAGAGCGAAGCCCACACTTTTCATATCCAATTTTATGAGAGAGAGCTCCATATCCTTGTGTTGAGATCAAATGGGTCCCACTCCAAGCATAGAACTTTGATATCTAGCCACCTTAACTGTTTTACATCCAAATCCCTCTCCTACCACCAAATATGTGAGAGAGtgtttgagtgttgaggagactatcttttgaagcacaatagcaaggagttcgtcatcaacaataacatatattaccttttggagtgtggtgtatcctagattgtttaggtgtcacttgagagcctccaaaacttgtggagtgaaccaatagtttgtaagggcaaggtgatcatcacttcgtgaagatctaccctgagtgaggctagtccttcatgGGTGTAAGATATGATGGAGTAggtaaggttgcttcttcgtggactgatatgtctctaacatatctataatttttgattgtttcatgttattatattatcacttttatacgttttatatgtcattttatattatttttggactaacctattaacttagtgcgcaGTGTTggtttcttttttttccttgtttttggttttccagaaaatccatacctacagaagtccaaacacgatgaatctttttgatgatttttttggaacataagagaccctagaagcttcaggaGAACGAGAAGAaccacgagggccccacaagccaGGGGTGcatcctagggggtagggcgcgccgccctgacttgtgggcccctcatagctccatttGCCCTAtttcttggcctataaattcccgTATATCCAAAAACCCATGAAGCAAGACCTGAAACAATTTTATCTCCGTCACAAGCCTCGGTTCTGAAGCAACCCCATCTGGTGACTTGTTCCAGTACTCTACTGGAGGTGGGaaccattggggaggccatcttcatcaaccttgttgcatccatggtgatgtgtgagtagttccttcaGGACCAacgggtccatagtagtagctagatggctttctctctctttctctcttttgatcttcaatacaatgatcttCTCTAAGATCAATCTGATgtaatcttttgcggtgtgtttgttgggatccgacgaattgtgggtttatgattagattattcattgaaattatttgagtctttttaGATCTCTTTGTTGCGTaattttatagctttgtatttctctccaatctatccATGTACTTTGGCCAGGTTAGATTGATTGATCTTTAGTGAGAGAGGTGCTTTGTGgtaggttcaatcttgtagtgatctTGCCCTGTGATAGGAGgggaaggcacatattgtattgttgctactaaggataaaataacATTCATCACAATGATCTGTGATCATATTGTGATTGAGTGTTACCTTACACTTCTCTAACCTAAGTTTAAACCGATATATTTCATCAAAATCGAGATATTTGATCTGATATTGCCACTAATGACTAGTGAATGCATAGGCTTCCAAATATCCTATCTTTATTTTGTTTCCATGAGAAATGGCTATTTATGG
Above is a window of Triticum dicoccoides isolate Atlit2015 ecotype Zavitan chromosome 5B, WEW_v2.0, whole genome shotgun sequence DNA encoding:
- the LOC119311853 gene encoding solute carrier family 25 member 44-like; its protein translation is MDTSTRAAKIPSLPQQTEINWDNLDMTKLYVVGAGMFSCVTVALYPVSVIKTRMQVASGEAMRRNALATFKNILKVDGVPGLYRGFGTVITGAIPARIIFLTALEKTKATSLKLVEPLQLSESMEAALANGLGGLTASLCSQAVFVPIDVVSQKLMVQGYSGHVRYKGGIDVVQKIMKSDGPRGLYRGFGLSVMTYAPSSAVWWASYGFSQRMIWSALGHLNDKEDTPSQLKIVGVQATGGMIAGAVTSCVSTPLDTIKTRLQVNQNKPKASEVVRRLIAEDGWKGFYRGLGPRFFSSSAWGTSMIVCYEYLKRVCAKVEEA
- the LOC119311854 gene encoding cleavage stimulation factor subunit 50-like, which gives rise to MDAAVQEAKLLRQVNALIVAHLRDQNLTQAATAVAAATMTPKADASAPNHLLRLVAKGLAAEREEEARGGGYPAAFDPAAVAAGGGLARPLGTNAVDFSVQNVRGPSKTFPKHETRHISDHKNVARCAKFSPDGKYFATGSGDTSIKFFEVSKIKQTMLGDSKEGSGRPVVRTFYDHVQPINDLDFHPISPILISGAKDNAIKFFDFSKTAARKAFRVIQDTHNVRSVCFHPCGDYILAGTDHPVAHLYDVNTFTCFLSANPQDSSAAINQVRYSGTGSMYVTASKDGSLRIWDGVSAECVRPIIGAHGSVEATSAIFTKDERYILSSGKDSCIKLWEVGTGRLVKQYPGAVNTQFRCQAVFNETEEFVLSTDEQNNEVVIWDALTSERVSRLPSGHTGAPRWLEHSPVEPVFVTCGNDRSVRFWK